In Ptiloglossa arizonensis isolate GNS036 chromosome 6, iyPtiAriz1_principal, whole genome shotgun sequence, a single window of DNA contains:
- the LOC143148385 gene encoding FIGNL1-interacting regulator of recombination and mitosis — protein MNWKIPEINIQSTSVTLIKTLVTSFIYSNQVKLFIGTIVGQSEEQDRVYNALENLSKNFEEEHLQQALQQCLSSCPIDSLDEKIFSKILPLAHHFLMEALKHIDETVNANVERDVLEDAKRQLSVCLELLNVWEKSMQRVSKLCKTSAANLKSLTENVPRTIKSVFEHCRVSTKLYGTLFEGVSEKLTNLFRKAKTILNLFLATLESVIVFDTDTESETELLAKAIDGIGSLVTIAHELDLKTFVETSKVFGKLAIIHQHDIKRVKSTSVTSHLEQTTKDVSSMLSLLQDSLDRPDERRIKVIGHSLKILDRLFAAYCSCINNETLPFTIELLLQMYRCSPSFLQIRQIDDKVIELINIHISRGSEPLLDTVFKISDFKQAFFDYGNETNVDKLGYHFLTISIMRKLIGTPYEHHCKWTLGAESIIDIGLTNINELQEEIHAAEIRLPGTQDIGERPRRATLYEVTLVSICGLISEIPADGFYALELILLKHLLSNRLWSSLLSSDIWCFIGRIGSSELCVSHVKYLLKIYAASMKRRNDLEIVILENLIGRLYGLLSEETRHVLVTELDDLEDPSWMEPVARFFPPRTKSFLRDRLSSLMNEIPATFAELQRQPTLRNWNRVRTLMFVIGKLGHEGETNTVNVLSQIWNLIANTIEIFDGRQLDILSEFMWELFNATRPAKIQDDAFVTILDAVMMGLLCFPSYVKVIVSHYLRNNVDSFGVRGLKTANALAELNCRLLEDENPWVRQEALESFDQVAHMCPNEDLVTRMVTAVSRKPSLSDSLPAYLSGTSYYELRDFADVRVYLRHVARDTKNLCHVCYRYEESQRDEKLARLDLQSSENSIEGPSTSNDVDDRVNNVCDELNDIARKITDLDDRTLRRLRTVCAKILNLAESSK, from the exons ATGAACTGGAAAATCCCCGAGATAAATATACAGAGCACTTCTGTAACATTGATCAAAACCTTGGTTACGAGTTTTATCTATTCGAACCAAGTGAAATTGTTTATAGGTACAATTGTGGGACAATCCGAGGAGCAAGATCG TGTTTACAACGCCTTGGAAAACCTGAGCAAGAACTTCGAGGAGGAACACTTGCAGCAGGCGCTGCAACAATGTTTATCCTCTTGTCCGATTGACTCGCTGGACGAGAAAATTTTCAGTAAAATCCTACCTTTGGCGCATCATTTTCTAATGGAG GCCTTGAAACATATCGACGAAACGGTAAACGCGAATGTCGAACGGGACGTTCTGGAGGACGCGAAACGACAATTGTCTGTTTGTCTTGAGTTGCTGAACGTTTGGGAGAAGTCTATGCAGCGTGTATCAAAACTTTGCAAAACATCTGCAGCTAATCTCAAATCCCTGACGGAGAACGTTCCTAGAACGATAAAATCGGTATTCGAACACTGTCGAGTAAG taCGAAATTGTACGGTACTTTGTTCGAGGGCGTATcggaaaaattaacgaatctCTTTCGCAAGGCGAAAACGATCTTGAATCTATTCCTGGCCACTTTGGAGAGTGTAATCGTTTTCGACACGGATACGGAATCGGAAACGGAACTGTTAGCGAAAG CGATCGATGGAATCGGATCGTTGGTCACCATCGCGCATGAATTGGATTTAAAGACgttcgtcgaaacgtcgaaagtgTTTGGTAAATTGGCGATTATTCACCAGCACGATATCAAACGGGTCAAATCGACCAGCGTTACTTCGCATCTCGAGCAAACGACCAAAGATGTGTCTTCGATGCTTTCGTTGCTTCAG GATTCCCTCGATAGACCCGACGAGAGAAGGATAAAAGTTATCGGTCATTCCTTAAAAATTTTGGACAGATTGTTCGCCGCTTATTGTTCCTGTATAAATAACGAAACACTTCCGTTCACGATTGAACTTCTCCTCCAAATGTACAG GTGTTCCCCTTCGTTTTTACAAATACGGCAGATCGACGATAAAGTAATCGAATTGATAAACATTCATATTTCGAGGGGATCCGAACCACTCCTAGATACCGTCTTCAAAATCTCCGATTTTAAACAG GCATTCTTCGACTAtgggaacgaaacgaacgtcgaTAAATTGGGCTATCATTTCTTGACAATCAGCATTATGAGAAAATTGATCGGCACGCCGTACGAGCATCACTGTAAATGGACACTGGGAGCGGAATCAATTATCGATATCGGCTTGACAAACATCAACGAAC TGCAAGAGGAGATTCACGCGGCGGAGATCCGGCTGCCAGGGACCCAGGACATCGGGGAACGACCTCGACGAGCCACGTTGTACGAAGTGACTCTGGTCTCGATTTGCGGTCTGATCAGTGAGATCCCCGCGGATGGATTTTACGCGTTGGAGTTGATCTTGCTGAAACATTTGCTGAGCAACCGACTATGGAGTTCATTGCTCAGCTCGGACATCTGGTGCTTTATAGGCCG CATCGGTTCTTCGGAGCTTTGCGTCAGCCATGTGAAGTACTTGTTGAAGATTTACGCCGCCTCgatgaaacgacgaaacgatcttGAAATCGTTATACTGGAGAACTTGATCGGTCGGTTGTACGGTTTACTCTCCGAGGAGACGAGGCACGTTCTCGTGACGGAactcgacgatctcgaggatcCATCGTGGATGGAACCTGTCGCGCGATTTTTCCCACCGAGGACAAAATCGTTTCTCCGCGATCGATTGTCTTCCCTAATGAACGAAATCCCCGCGACGTTCGCGGAATTGCAACGGCAACCTACCCTGCGGAATTGGAATCGCGTT AGGACCCTAATGTTCGTGATTGGGAAACTCGGTCACGAGGGCGAGACCAACACCGTAAACGTCCTGTCGCAAATATGGAATTTGATCGCGAACACGATCGAGATCTTCGATGGTAGACAATTGGATATTCTGTCGGAGTTCATGTGGGAATTATTCAACGCTACTCGACCCGCGAAAATACAAGACGACGCATTCGTCACG ATTTTGGATGCGGTGATGATGGGACTTTTGTGTTTCCCATCGTACGTGAAGGTGATCGTGTCGCATTATTTAAGGAACAACGTCGACTCGTTCGGTGTTCGCGGTCTTAAAACCGCGAACGCTCTGGCCGAGTTGAACTGTCGACTTCTGGAGGATGAGAATCCATGGGTACGACAGGAGgccctcgaatcgttcgatcaagTGGCTCACATGTGCCCGAACGAGGATCTGGTCACAAGAATGGTCACCGCGGTCTCCAGGAAACCGTCGCTGAGCGATTCTCTTCCAGCGTACTTATCTGGAACATCCTATTACGAGCTTCGTGACTTCGCGGACGTTCGAGTTTATCTGCGACACGTGGCCAGGGATACGAAAAATCTCTGCCACGTATGCTATCGTTACGAGGAATCGCAAAGGGACGAGAAACTCGCGAGATTGGATCTCCAATCGAGCGAGAATTCGATCGAAGGTCCATCAACGTCGAACGATGTTGACGATCGTGTGAACAACGTATGCGACGAACTGAATGATATCGCGCGAAAAATCACTGACCTCGATGATCGTACTTTACGAAGACTACGAACAGTTtgtgcgaagattttgaatttAGCCGAATCATCGAAATAA